The nucleotide sequence CTTTATTCAAGGGCAACTCTCCGGCATCGGCCAAAGAAATCACCCGAAGATCTTCGAGGAGCCGCTGAAGGTGCTTTGCCTCGGAGTGCATGACCTCGAAGCGGGCTGGAGTCGGGGCCAAGTCGCCTTCTTTCAAGGCTTCGAGGTAGCCCGAAAGGACGGTGAGGGGCGTCCGGAGGTCGTGTGCAAGGTCGGCAGTCATCTGGTGTCGAAGTGCCCTTGCCTTTTCTAATTCGGTACTCATCCGGTTAAACGCCCGTGCCATTTCCCCAACCTCGTCATCGGAACGAATGGCCACTTGTGTGCCCAATTCTCCAGAAGAAAGTTGGCGGGTGGCTTGGGTTAATAAACGGAGCGGCTTGGTCATACGTCCAGCCAAAATAGCGCCTAAGATCCAAGCGATGATAACGCTCAAGCCTGTGGCATAGAGCAAGGCATTCCGAATACGGGCCAAATAATCTCGGTCTTCTGGTCTTAGGGGAAGGATACTGCCTGTTGGGAGGGCTGTCCCCACAAAGGTTCCCCGTACTAAAATAGGCTTTCCTGTTGCAAGCAAAGCCGCCGGAACCGTACTCCCTGCAGGGTATTTTGAGGTTGGAATCAGAACGACCCGCTTGGTGTCCACCAAAAAATAAGGTGGGTCGGGCGGTTTTGGATCCTTAGCTGGGGCTACATGGGGGTCTATCGGCCCAACGCCAAACTGCGCCGCTGCACCAATGCCGCGCCATCCTCCGGTAGATCGGTAAAAATCGGTGACATTGTTGATAAAGCGGTTCTGGATATCCACTTGTGTAAACTGTTCAAAGGCTTTTTCGGTCTCGCGCTGGGTAAAAAAGGCCACAAGAAGCGCCTCTATGATGCCCAAAAAAAGGAGCAATAGCAAAAACCGGAGGGTAATGGAGCCGAACCATTTCATGTTGTTTCAAATGCGTTGGCGATATGGTGCAGTTGTATGACATGATACGGATTTACGCCCCAAAACGAAAGCCGATGGTAATCCCCACAAAAAAAGGCCATCCCAAGAGACGGCCTTTGCAAGAATTTATATGGTGTTTAGAACTGATCCCCACCCGCTGAACCATCTTCATTCAGGTTCTTTTTTCGGTTTTTGGGGTTGCCTTGGCGGTCATTCGAGCCAATGTTCCACGTTACGCCCAACGTTACATTCCGGCTAATCATCCGACGATTAAAAGAGAAGGTGAAGTTCGGGTCGGTATTGTTCATCCCAAATCTACGTTGATCGAAGATGTCAGAACCTCGCAAACTAACCATGAGCGTATTGTTCAGGAAGTTTTTCCCGAACCCAACATCGGTATTTTGTTGGCTGAGCATGGTTCCTTGTGCGCTGGGTTGTGGGGCTTGGTAGTTCCATGAAACCTGCCCATTAACGCCATAGGGTAAGGTTAGGTTTGCATTTACGCGACCACTCCACGAGAAGCCACTATTGGTGTTTTGAGAAACGCCACTCACTTCTCGGCGATACCCGTTCACGCTTGTGGTGAGGTTAATCGCCTTGGATAAACGGTTGGTGGCGATAAACTCCAGCCCAAACGAATCGGCAGATTTTAAGTTTTCGAAGGTGGTAATGCTGGTGCCATTTTCGCCTAAGCGGTTGATGCCCGATACCAAGTTAGACGTATGGCGATAGAAGATGGTGGACGTAATGGAGCCTTTTTTGAGGTTGAGCATGTGCCCCAATTCCACCGCATCCACAAATTCTGGCTTCAAGAGGGGGTTCCCCATTCGGATGTTCACGGGATCGCTGTAATCTGGAAACGGGTTCATGGCCCAGCGGTTAGGACGGTTTTGGCGGCGGCTGTATCCCAAAGTCACTTCGTTCTTAGACGCTAAGGTTTGACGAATGTTCAGTGTTGGGAAGAAGTTGAAATAGTTTTGGTTAAAGGTCTGATCCGTCGTTTTTTGGTTGCCACTTTGGTATGTCTGTACCCCACGAATCCCAACTTGATAGGCAATTTTACCCAAAAGCCCTGTGTACATGACGTATGCAGCATGAATGTCCTCGTCTAAAACAAATTGATTGGTGCGAAGTGCATTGTTTTGCCATGTATTGTTGAGATAATCGGTGGCACGATAATCTTGATCGTTATGCCGTTGCGTAAATTTATAGCCCACTTCAAGTTTGCCTCCATTGCCAAGTGGACGGGTATAGTCGGTTTGGGCAGTAAATAAGTGATCATTAGAAAGGGTATTGTCGCGTTGTAAGGCTACATTCGTTTGTGGGATGTTGTTCACGACGTCATATTCGGAATATGTTTGTAATTCGTCTTGTTCGCCACGATTAAAGCTCAGGTTTGCAGTCAGCTCATGACCACCTCCAGCAAGGACTTTGCGGAAATCTAAGGCAGTTTCCCAGCCATTATTCTGGTTGTCGCTATCGGTATCTCGGTTATAGCGGTCGGTTTGTACCCGTTGTCCATCCAGAAACGTATAAGCCGTACCACTTTCGCCGCCGCCATCACGGAGGTTATACCCACCGGAGAGGCTCAACGAGGTGCGGTTATCAAGGAAATAATCAAAACCCGTGCGGAAGTTGCCATTGTCAAACTTGCGGAAGCCATTGCTCGCTTGGTCTATGATGGAAGCGGGTAAACCATTTGTGAGGTTGGTTCGTAGGGAAGAGCCTTGAAAACCCATTGC is from Rhodothermia bacterium and encodes:
- a CDS encoding HAMP domain-containing histidine kinase, translating into MKWFGSITLRFLLLLLFLGIIEALLVAFFTQRETEKAFEQFTQVDIQNRFINNVTDFYRSTGGWRGIGAAAQFGVGPIDPHVAPAKDPKPPDPPYFLVDTKRVVLIPTSKYPAGSTVPAALLATGKPILVRGTFVGTALPTGSILPLRPEDRDYLARIRNALLYATGLSVIIAWILGAILAGRMTKPLRLLTQATRQLSSGELGTQVAIRSDDEVGEMARAFNRMSTELEKARALRHQMTADLAHDLRTPLTVLSGYLEALKEGDLAPTPARFEVMHSEAKHLQRLLEDLRVISLADAGELPLNKVPKKPTELLERILYTFEEQARRRNIRIHLKANHQLPTVLVDEDRMIQVLGNLVGNALRYSPENQVVELAAHTKGFNMVFSVQDYGEGISAAQLPFVFDRFYRGDPARQQAHQSSGLGLAIVKSVVEAHGGTAQVESKQGQGTLFRILLPIP
- a CDS encoding TonB-dependent receptor, producing the protein MKRTFSILLLIFVCAGLSFAQGQTGNNTAPRIGKVSGSVVDAASNQPIPFATVVLQKAKPSAARLASMPQEVQDRIRNAPVDTSVVAGMVSDDKGRFSLENLPMGMYKLKVSFIGYKVAFKTDLALSPNKAELEMGKIALEEVNNTKEVTITAERDLIQISPDRKVYNIGKDLTATGGNGIDVMRNIPSVQVDMDNNVSMRGSGNIQVLIDGKPSNLPIATLLEQTPSSQIDRIEIITNPSAKYDSDSSAGIINIVLKRPNQAGYNAAISSNVGTGFKENTFRTSNNIALNYRAPKYNAFINLGYNRMAMGFQGSSLRTNLTNGLPASIIDQASNGFRKFDNGNFRTGFDYFLDNRTSLSLSGGYNLRDGGGESGTAYTFLDGQRVQTDRYNRDTDSDNQNNGWETALDFRKVLAGGGHELTANLSFNRGEQDELQTYSEYDVVNNIPQTNVALQRDNTLSNDHLFTAQTDYTRPLGNGGKLEVGYKFTQRHNDQDYRATDYLNNTWQNNALRTNQFVLDEDIHAAYVMYTGLLGKIAYQVGIRGVQTYQSGNQKTTDQTFNQNYFNFFPTLNIRQTLASKNEVTLGYSRRQNRPNRWAMNPFPDYSDPVNIRMGNPLLKPEFVDAVELGHMLNLKKGSITSTIFYRHTSNLVSGINRLGENGTSITTFENLKSADSFGLEFIATNRLSKAINLTTSVNGYRREVSGVSQNTNSGFSWSGRVNANLTLPYGVNGQVSWNYQAPQPSAQGTMLSQQNTDVGFGKNFLNNTLMVSLRGSDIFDQRRFGMNNTDPNFTFSFNRRMISRNVTLGVTWNIGSNDRQGNPKNRKKNLNEDGSAGGDQF